GGAAGTGCCCCTTGATGCAGGATATAATCAACACCTTCCACAGCTTCCCTTACGATATGATAAGAACGGAGATCGCCCTCAAATACTTCTAAATTTGAGTTTCCGTTGTTTTTTTTACCATTAGAATTTTTAAGCTTGGAAGCTTTGTTAATCAGGAACTCAACAGTTTCTCTTTTACCAGTTGAAAAATTGTCCAAAATCCGTACTTTTTGCTTTCGACGCAGTAATTCTTCAACGATGTTTGAACCAATGAAGCCTGCTCCGCCGGTAACTAAATAATGTGCCATATTTTAACACTCTCCTTTTGATACCATATTATAGTTTCTGTAATTTCTTAACTCATGGATTAACGAATAAAGGTAACAGGCAAAAATATTAAAGCCGAACATCAATAAAATCAAGAATGACAACGCCAAAGCTTTTTCCGTTGCAATTCCTTTCATTGAAAAAAGATGCCATAAGGATAGCAAAGGTGTCTAACCTTTTTGCCGTGCAGTTTTTTTTGAATTAAGTCTTTTGCCTTGCGCAAATTCTCAAACATATCGAGTTTTGTTCCTCAGGAGATTGAAAACTATTCAAATTATCACTTGAGTTTTTTCGAAAATTTTCACCCAAATCGCCTAGCTCTTGCCGCCAAGATGTCCTTTCGAAAAACTTTTCCCCGCCATGCTCAGAGACGTGGTCAATGCAAAGTTCAGTTAACCTGACATTATGCAAAAGCCGTGGTTTTGCCGCCATTAATGAGTCATTTTCATAAATGGGCATCCCATAAAATTCTTGAATATCATTATCTTGAATTTGGTTTTCATAATCTTTCGGAAGTATCAGATTAAAATTATTTTTTGGCTGGATGGGGTTAACAAAATCGACAATCTTCTCATCTGTGTAAATTTTGTGATGATAAAGTGTATGACATTGAAAATCGAGGACCCTGCTTTCATGCAGTTTTGTCGTTTCTTCCCAGGTCAGTAAGGGAAAGAAGTCCGCATCCCGGTCCTTAAGATCCTCCAGCCGGCATCTACCCTGCCAGAAGTCCTCCAAATTCAATAAATATTTGTCAGATTCTTTCATATAACCCGGAATGAGAAAAACCGTTGCTTTAAAACCGTACTTCTTAAGCAAGGGATAAGCATAAACCCAAACGCTGCTCTTGCCGTCGTCAATGGTTAACAGAACTGTTTTTTCCGAAACCGCAATTTGTTGTATAATTATTTCATAGAATTCATCACAGGTAATTGTTCGATAGCCATTTTCCGACAAAAACCTCAATTGTTCCTTAAAAATTTTGGGGTTAATTGAATGAAACATGAAGACGGGTATGTGATTTTTTAATGTGGTAGGAGACGAGGATGTTACGAAATCAGGATAGCCGTCATTTCGAAAAGAACGTAACTCAAGACTTATTTCATGGCGGTTTTTCCGAAGTTTTTCGATCATGTTATAACCGAGGATTCTTCGACAGTCACCGGTTGCTTTTTAAGCGCAAGACCTTTTAAAGCTACTATCACACCTCCTGGTAAAACAGAAATGACAACCATTAATGAAACCAAAGCAGGAATAGCAAAAGCGATCGTTCCCAGAACACCTACTTTGGTGAAGAAATAAACAAAGCTGCTTTCGCGCAGGCCAATTCCCGCAAGTGAGATTGGCAGCATGACAAAAAACATAACGATGGGTGTAAAAATCATAAAATATTGAAACGGAATATTCGCGTTTACCGCCAGCGATGCTAAATAATAAACTACAATTCTCAAGGTCTGCATCGCAACCGACAGCAAAAAAACTTTGACCAATTTAGATTTATGAAGTTTGTATTCATTAATCGACTCGCGCAATTCTCCTAATTTTTGTAGAATTTTGTATTTCTTTATCTTGCTCTCCAATTGCTGCAATATTCTTGTTGTATTCATTTATTAAATTATTTTGTATAATATATTCAGATGCTATTGCATATTAATAGCCTCTGTCATGTTGGCTTATTGATCCCATCATATTACCAAAACTTTTAATCGCCGCATTGAGATAAAGCAAGTTTCCATTATGCGTATATAATTTCGATAATGCAAAAATTATGATTCCATTTTCTTGGGCTGCTTT
The sequence above is a segment of the candidate division KSB1 bacterium genome. Coding sequences within it:
- a CDS encoding polysaccharide deacetylase family protein produces the protein MIEKLRKNRHEISLELRSFRNDGYPDFVTSSSPTTLKNHIPVFMFHSINPKIFKEQLRFLSENGYRTITCDEFYEIIIQQIAVSEKTVLLTIDDGKSSVWVYAYPLLKKYGFKATVFLIPGYMKESDKYLLNLEDFWQGRCRLEDLKDRDADFFPLLTWEETTKLHESRVLDFQCHTLYHHKIYTDEKIVDFVNPIQPKNNFNLILPKDYENQIQDNDIQEFYGMPIYENDSLMAAKPRLLHNVRLTELCIDHVSEHGGEKFFERTSWRQELGDLGENFRKNSSDNLNSFQSPEEQNSICLRICARQKT
- a CDS encoding flippase-like domain-containing protein codes for the protein MNTTRILQQLESKIKKYKILQKLGELRESINEYKLHKSKLVKVFLLSVAMQTLRIVVYYLASLAVNANIPFQYFMIFTPIVMFFVMLPISLAGIGLRESSFVYFFTKVGVLGTIAFAIPALVSLMVVISVLPGGVIVALKGLALKKQPVTVEESSVIT